The genomic interval TGGGCGGCCGCCCTCGTCGTGGCCGCCGTCCTCGTCTACGCCTTCACCTACGTCCGCCGCTACTACGGCGGCCGCCTCGCCCTCGACGTCCAGCACGACCTGCGCACGGAGATGTTCGGCACGATCACCCGCCTCGACGGGCGGCGCCAGGACGAGCTGTCCACCGGCCAGGTCGTCGGCCGGGCCACCAGCGACCTCCAGCTGATCCAGGGCCTGCTCTTCATGCTCCCGATGACGATCGGCAACTTCGCTCTCTTCGTGATCTCCCTGGTCGTGATGGCCTGGCTGTCGATCCCGCTCACCCTGGTCGCCCTCGCGGTCGCCCCGGCCCTGTGGTGGATCGCCAAGCGCTCCCGCTCCAAGCTGCACCCCGCCACCTGGTACGCCCAGGCCCAGGCCGCCGCCGTCGCGGGCGTGGTCGACGGCGCGGTCAGCGGCGTACGCGTGGTGAAGGGCTTCGGCCAGGAGGACCAGGAGACCGGGAAGCTCCGGGAGGTGGGCCGCCGCCTGTACGCGGGCCGCCTGCGCACGATCCGCTTCAACTCGAAGTACACCCCCGCGCTCCAGGCCGTCCCCGCCCTCGGCCAGGTCGCGATGCTCGCGCTCGGCGGCTGGCTCGCGGTCCGCGGTCACATCACGCTCGGCACCTTCGTCGCCTTCTCCACCTACCTCGCCCAGCTCGTGGGCCCGGTCCGCATGCTCGCCATGGTCCTCACGGTCGGCCAGCAGGCCCGCGCCGGCACCGAGCGCGTCCTGGAGCTGATCGACACCGAGCCGTACCTGAAGGACGGCACCAAGGAACTGCCCGCCGACGCTCCGGCCACCGTCGAGTTCGACGACGTGTCCTTCGGCTACGACCACGAGCGCCCGGTTCTCGACGGGCTCAGCTTCGAGATCCGCCCGGGCGAGACCCTCGCGGTCGTCGGTTCCTCCGGCTCGGGCAAGTCCACGGTCTCCCTGCTCCTGCCGCGCTTCTACGACGTCACCCACGGCGCCGTCCTCATCGGCGGCCACGACGTCCGCGAGCTCACCCTGGACTCCCTGCGGTCCGCGATCGGACTGGTCCCCGAGGACTCCTTCCTGTTCTCGGACACGGTCCGCAACAACATCGCCTACGGCCGACCCGACGCGACGCAGGAGGAGGTCGTGAAGGCCGCCCGCGCCGCTCAGGCGGACCGTTTCATCGCCGAGCTCCCCGAGGGCTACGACACCACGGTCGGCGAGCACGGCCTCACCCTCTCCGGCGGCCAGCGCCAGCGGGTCGCGCTCGCCCGGGCGATCCTCACCGACCCGCGCCTGCTCGTCCTCGACGACGCCACCTCCGCGGTGGACGCCCAGGTCGAGCACGAGATCCACGAGGCCCTGAAGCAGGTCATGGAGGGCCGCACCACCCTGCTCATCGCCCACCGCCGCTCCACGCTGAACCTCGCCGACCGCATCGCCGTCCTGGAGAACGGCCGCCTCGCCGACGTGGGCACCCACGAGGAGCTGGAGAAGCGCTCCGCGCTCTACCGCCGCCTGCTCACCGACCCCGACGGCCTCGGCGGCGTCTCCCCGGGCCACGCCCGGCCGGCCGCCGTACAGGAGGACACCTCCGTACGCGACGAACTGGACGCCGAGTTCGACGCCGAACGCGGGGTCACCCCCCGCCTGTGGACCGGCGACCGTGAGCGCAAGGACCTGGCCCTGGCCGGCACTCCGGCCACCCCCGAACTCCTCGCCGAGGTCGACGCGTTGCCCCCGGCGACGGACATCCCCGACATCGACGAGGCCCGCGCGGTCACGCCCGAGGAGTCGTACGGCCTGCGGCGGCTGCTGCGGGGCTTCGGACCCCCGCTGCTGATCAGCCTGGGCCTGGTCGCCGTGGACGCCGGTATGGGTCTGCTGCTCCCGGTGATGATCCGGCACGGCATCGACGACGGTGTCTCGCGGATGGCCGTCGGGGCGGTCTGGACGGCGACCCTGCTCGCCCTGCTCTCGGTGCTCGTCCAGTGGGCGGCCCAGATCGGCGAGACCCGGATGACCGGCCGCACCGGCGAACGGGTCCTCTACTCCCTCCGCCTGAAGATCTTCGCCCAGCTCCAGCGGCTCGGGCTCGACTACTACGAGCGGGAGCTGACCGGCCGGATCATGACGAGGATGACGACGGACGTCGACGCCCTCTCGACCTTCCTGCAGACCGGCCTGGTCACCGCGTTCGTCTCGGTCGTCACCTTCTTCGGCATCATGGTCGCCCTGCTGGTGATCGACGTACAGCTGGCGCTGGTCGTCTTCGCGACGCTGCCGCCGCTGATCGTCGCCACGTACTTCTTCCGCAAGGCGAGCGTGAAGGCGTACGAACTCGCCCGTGAGCGGGTCTCGGTGGTCAACGCGGACCTTCAGGAGTCGGTGTCGGGGCTCAGGATCGTGCAGGCGTTCCGCCGGGAGCGGGACGGTGGGGCGCGTTTCGCGGAACGCAGCGACAGCTACCGCCAGGCCCGTATCCGGGGCCAGTGGCTGATCTCGATCTACTTCCCGTTCGTCCAGCTGCTGTCCTCCGTCGCCGCTGCGTCCGTACTGATCGCGGGCGCCGGCCGGGTGGACGCGGCGACCCTGACGACCGGCGCGCTGGTCGCCTACCTGCTGTACATCGACCTGTTCTTCGCCCCGGTCCAGCAGCTCTCCCAGGTCTTCGACGGCTACCAGCAGGCGACCGTCTCCCTGGGCCGCATCCAGGAACTGCTCCAGGAGCCGACGTCCACGAAGGCGGCGAGGGAGCCCCTGGAAGTCCTCTCGCTGCGCGGTGAGGTCGCCTTCGAGGACGTGCGCTTCGCGTACGGGGACGACGAGGAGGCCCTCGGCGGGATCGACCTGAAGATCCCCGCCGGGCAGACGGTCGCCTTCGTCGGAGAGACGGGCGCGGGCAAGTCCACCCTGGTCAAGCTGGTGGCCCGGTTCTACGACCCGACGGGCGGCCGGGTCACGGTCGACGGCACCGACCTGCGCGCCCTGGACCTGACCTCCTACCGCCACCGGCTCGGCGTGGTCCCCCAGGAGGCGTACCTCTTCCAGGGCACGGTCCGTGACGCCATCGCCTACGGCCGCCCGGACGCCACCGACGCCGAGGTCGAGGCGGCGGCCCGCGCGGTCGGCGCCCACGAGATGATCGCCACGCTGGAGGGCGGCTACCTCCATGAGGTCGCCGAACGCGGCCGCAACCTCTCGGCCGGCCAGCGCCAGCTGATCGCGCTGGCCCGCGCCGAGCTCGTCGACCCGGACATCCTGCTCCTGGACGAGGCCACGGCGGCCCTGGACCTCGCCACCGAGGCCCAGGTCAACCAAGCCACCGACCGCATCGCGGGCCGCCGTACCACCCTCGTCGTGGCCCACCGTCTGACGACCGCGGCCCGTGCGGACCGGGTCGTCGTGATGGATCATGGCCGTGTGGTCGAGGACGGCACCCACGACGAACTGCTCGCGCTGGAGGGGCGGTACGCGGAGCTGTGGCGGACGTTCGTCGGGGAGCCGGTCGAGGTGTCTCGCTGACGATCGTGCAACCGTCCGACATACGTTGTGCGTCCGTACACCTGTACGCCCAGACAGCTGCGGGAGGGACGGCAGTGAAGAGTGGAGCGATACGGCGGCTCGCGACGGGGCTGGCCGTGACAGTGGCGGCCGGGATGCTCGGGGTCGCCGTGCCGGGGCAGGCGCACGCCGCGGCCACGTCGTGCGAGGGACGCAAGGTCAGGTCGTTTCCGTTCTCCACCGGCACGGTGGAGGTCTACAAGCGGCGCGGTTACGTGTGCGCGATCACGCTTCCCAAGCGTCCCGGGGTCCGCCAGTACATGAAGGTGTACCTGCGCGCGTACGGGCTGCTGCCGGTCGAGGACGCCGACAAGTACAAGTACCGCGCCGGACCCGTCACCGTGCACGCCGGGCAGCGGAAGGTGTGGGTGAAGGGCCAGGTCGGCCGGGGCACATACGACTCGGACGGCTGGATCCGGCTCTGAGGCACAGGTTGCTCACAGGGTTTTCCCCATCAACAGGCCATCTCCCCTGGTGCGGACCGGTGTTGCGCCGCTAGCGTCCGGCGCACATCTGTACTCACAGGGGAGGGTGCATGCGCAAGGCGCTCAGATGGCTTCTCACACTGGTCGTGCTCATCGGCACGGTCGGCACGGCGGGGGCGGCCACCGCCGCCGAGCCGGGAGCCCAAGGCACCGGTGCCACCGCCGACATCAAGGATCAGCTCCTCGCCGTCCCGGGGATGAGCCTGATCGAGGAGAAGCCGTACACCGGTTACCGCTTCTTCGTGCTCGACTACACCCAGCCCGTCGACCACCGGCACCCGTCCAAGGGCACGTTCCAGCAGCGGATCACCGTGCTGCACAAGGACGTCAGCCGGCCGACGGTCTTCTACACCGGCGGCTACAACGTCTCCACCACGCCTCGGCGCAGCGAGCCGACCCAGATCGTGGACGGCAACCAGGTCTCCATGGAGTACCGCTTCTTCACCCCCTCCAGGCCCGACCCGGCCGACTGGACCAAACTGGACATCTGGCAGGCCGCCAGTGACCAGCACCGCATCTTCAAGGCGCTGAAGAAGATCTACCCGAAGAACTGGCTCTCCACGGGCGGCTCCAAGGGCGGCATGACCGCCACCTACTTCGAGCGCTTCTACCCGCGGGACATGGACGGAGTCGTCGCCTATGTCGCGCCCAACGACGTGGTGAACAACGAGGACTCGGCCTACGACCGCTTCTTCGAGAAGGTCGGCACCAAGGAGTGCCGCGACCGGCTGAACGCGGTGCAGCGCGAGGCCCTGGTGCGGCGCGAGCCGCTGGAGAGGAAGTACGCCGACTACGCGGCGGCGGAGGGTCTCACCTTCACCACCGTCGGCAGCCTCGACAAGGCCTACGAGGCCGTCGTCCTCGACTACGTCTGGGGCTTCTGGCAGTACAACCTGCTGGCCAACTGCGGTGACGACGAGCTGATCCCGGCGAACGCGAAGACCGCGACCGACGACCAGATCTGGAACTCCGTCGACACGATCTCCGGCTTCTCCGCCTACGCCGACCAGGGTCTGGAGACGTACACGCCGTACTACTACCAGGCGGCCACCCAGCTCGGCGCACCGACGATCAAGTTCCCGCACATCGAGAAGAAGTACATCCGGTATGGCTACCAGCCGCCGCGCAACTTCGTCCCGCGCAGCATCCCGACGAAGTTCCAGCCGTACGCGATGCGGGACGTGGACACCTGGGTGCGCAACAACGCCCGTCACATGCTGTGGGTCTACGGCCAGAACGACCCGTGGGGCGCGGAGCGGTTCCGCGTCGACAAGGGGGCGAAGGACGCGTACGTGTTCACCGCGCCCGGCATGAACCACGGGGCGAAC from Streptomyces sp. CC0208 carries:
- a CDS encoding ABC transporter ATP-binding protein, which translates into the protein MDEPEGTRVTPQRGWARRLAGYAWRYPKDVVLALGSSLGGMAVMAVVPLITKVIIDDVIGDHSRDMAPWAAALVVAAVLVYAFTYVRRYYGGRLALDVQHDLRTEMFGTITRLDGRRQDELSTGQVVGRATSDLQLIQGLLFMLPMTIGNFALFVISLVVMAWLSIPLTLVALAVAPALWWIAKRSRSKLHPATWYAQAQAAAVAGVVDGAVSGVRVVKGFGQEDQETGKLREVGRRLYAGRLRTIRFNSKYTPALQAVPALGQVAMLALGGWLAVRGHITLGTFVAFSTYLAQLVGPVRMLAMVLTVGQQARAGTERVLELIDTEPYLKDGTKELPADAPATVEFDDVSFGYDHERPVLDGLSFEIRPGETLAVVGSSGSGKSTVSLLLPRFYDVTHGAVLIGGHDVRELTLDSLRSAIGLVPEDSFLFSDTVRNNIAYGRPDATQEEVVKAARAAQADRFIAELPEGYDTTVGEHGLTLSGGQRQRVALARAILTDPRLLVLDDATSAVDAQVEHEIHEALKQVMEGRTTLLIAHRRSTLNLADRIAVLENGRLADVGTHEELEKRSALYRRLLTDPDGLGGVSPGHARPAAVQEDTSVRDELDAEFDAERGVTPRLWTGDRERKDLALAGTPATPELLAEVDALPPATDIPDIDEARAVTPEESYGLRRLLRGFGPPLLISLGLVAVDAGMGLLLPVMIRHGIDDGVSRMAVGAVWTATLLALLSVLVQWAAQIGETRMTGRTGERVLYSLRLKIFAQLQRLGLDYYERELTGRIMTRMTTDVDALSTFLQTGLVTAFVSVVTFFGIMVALLVIDVQLALVVFATLPPLIVATYFFRKASVKAYELARERVSVVNADLQESVSGLRIVQAFRRERDGGARFAERSDSYRQARIRGQWLISIYFPFVQLLSSVAAASVLIAGAGRVDAATLTTGALVAYLLYIDLFFAPVQQLSQVFDGYQQATVSLGRIQELLQEPTSTKAAREPLEVLSLRGEVAFEDVRFAYGDDEEALGGIDLKIPAGQTVAFVGETGAGKSTLVKLVARFYDPTGGRVTVDGTDLRALDLTSYRHRLGVVPQEAYLFQGTVRDAIAYGRPDATDAEVEAAARAVGAHEMIATLEGGYLHEVAERGRNLSAGQRQLIALARAELVDPDILLLDEATAALDLATEAQVNQATDRIAGRRTTLVVAHRLTTAARADRVVVMDHGRVVEDGTHDELLALEGRYAELWRTFVGEPVEVSR
- a CDS encoding S28 family serine protease, encoding MRKALRWLLTLVVLIGTVGTAGAATAAEPGAQGTGATADIKDQLLAVPGMSLIEEKPYTGYRFFVLDYTQPVDHRHPSKGTFQQRITVLHKDVSRPTVFYTGGYNVSTTPRRSEPTQIVDGNQVSMEYRFFTPSRPDPADWTKLDIWQAASDQHRIFKALKKIYPKNWLSTGGSKGGMTATYFERFYPRDMDGVVAYVAPNDVVNNEDSAYDRFFEKVGTKECRDRLNAVQREALVRREPLERKYADYAAAEGLTFTTVGSLDKAYEAVVLDYVWGFWQYNLLANCGDDELIPANAKTATDDQIWNSVDTISGFSAYADQGLETYTPYYYQAATQLGAPTIKFPHIEKKYIRYGYQPPRNFVPRSIPTKFQPYAMRDVDTWVRNNARHMLWVYGQNDPWGAERFRVDKGAKDAYVFTAPGMNHGANVAGLVADQKAFATARILAWAGVPATAVAAAKPLAKFDTKLDVRDVEREPTLRP